In Uranotaenia lowii strain MFRU-FL chromosome 2, ASM2978415v1, whole genome shotgun sequence, one genomic interval encodes:
- the LOC129742749 gene encoding uncharacterized protein LOC129742749, which produces MAQFYNQIDDEYGTEAKHSLKIYANLNRKMGNMTARKDFLVKCRRTGLFPPHITDVFQCVYTLFEDNSPYLNELNRKVNRFKKAILSLEIRQTFYKLKQITDNMKHTRSNIKRLIPDGGSDPFFANQIAFQQKHLQKRAANTDRKYRKIIDRSIKSLEQKTPSHNHRAFFNSTTVEVPQPVQLLLSLGSKFALPSTNNKPSTFYHLIADIEGIIETTEDEEVKVRNRSAAANQIMNHIHAHRNNTGCNPSDNFYKTAIIATRQFLKSYPNIIVLEADKGNITVMMNREDYDRKMLALIEDENTYSSLTRDPTTGFQTKNNEFAKRLADLKLINRATELKLKTYKATAPCIYGTPKAHKEGLPLRPVVPCMTSPSYQLSKHVGRILQASINSKYNVKDSFEFCEFINDVVLPPDHILVSFDVVSLFTCIPRDLVLSNIINNWDAIKKNTNINLDMFLEIVNFCMTCSYFRYKNKFYKQIYGTAMGNPVSSPIADFVMESLLDNVTRTLDFQIPVLRKYVDDLLLALPREHVEKAIKLIHENLRINDYPKTLINRLIRKANETDTPQNTQDTPTQHYRSILHIDGLTAKVIRALKTDYPHVRIGTTQKHTIRSLLPVVKDPISPIDRSNVVYHIPCAGAPERDEECSKCYVGQTSYKLRTRMSKHKCDVTKLKRILATGATASNPSIRELRQSAVVEHCFEQEHMFDFDKATVLDSSNKHRRHLEVLEMCYIQSTPNTVNIQSDTDGRAISYGGVFHSLANTRKHSWTPGSGGKENATKTQTIITNSESSDRSFATDVFQNDGVGADALADTRILDT; this is translated from the exons ATGGCTCAATTCTACAACCAGATTGACGATGAATACGGTACCGAGGCAAAACATTCGCTAAAAATATACGCCAACCTAAACCGAAAAATGGGAAACATGACGGCTAGAAAGGATTTTCTAGTCAAGTGTCGCAGAACGGGTTTGTTTCCCCCACACATCACAGATGTATTCCAATGTGTCTACACGCTGTTTGAAGACAACAGCCCCTACCTGAATGAGCTCAACAGGAAGGTGAATCGGTTTAAGAAAGCAATATTGAGTTTAGAAATAAGGCAGACGTTTTATAAACTGAAGCAGATTACAGACAACATGAAACATACACGCAGTAACATAAAAAGGTTGATCCCAGACGGTGGAAGCGATCCCTTTTTCGCCAATCAAATCGCTTTCCAGCAAAAGCACCTACAAAAACGCGCGGCAAACACTGACCGTAAATATCGAAAAATCATAGATAGATCGATAAAATCCCTCGAACAGAAAACGCCATCACATAACCACCGGGCGTTTTTCAACAGCACCACGGTAGAAGTACCACAACCTGTGCAACTCCTACTGAGTCTGGGATCCAAGTTCGCTTTACCATCTACAAATAACAAACCATCCACATTCTACCACCTAATAGCAGACATCGAAGGCATTATTGAAACAACAGAGGACGAAGAAGTAAAAGTACGCAATCGCAGTGCAGCAGCCAACCAAATTATGAACCACATCCACGCGCATAGAAACAATACAGGATGTAACCCGTCGGACAACTTCTACAAAACCGCAATAATCGCCACAAGACAGTTCTTAAAATCATATCCGAATATCATCGTACTGGAAGCCGATAAAGGTAACATAACGGTGATGATGAATCGCGAGGATTATGACAGAAAGATGCTGGCGCTAATCGAGGACGAAAACACCTATTCGAGCCTCACACGCGACCCAACAACCGGCTTTCAAACCAAAAACAATGAGTTTGCTAAACGATTAGCagatttaaaactaataaaccgagccacagaattgaaattaaaaacgtaTAAAGCTACGGCGCCTTGCATTTACGGGACACCCAAGGCACACAAGGAAGGTTTACCTCTAAGACCAGTAGTACCGTGTATGACGTCACCATCTTACCAGCTGTCTAAACATGTGGGCCGGATACTCCAAGCGTCGATCAACAGCAAATACAACGTCAAAGATTCATTCGAGTTCTGCGAATTTATCAATGACGTCGTTTTGCCTCCAGATCACATCCTTGTTTCGTTCGATGTTGTTTCCCTGTTCACATGCATCCCCAGGGACCTCGTTTTAAGCAACATCATCAACAATTGGGATGCCATAAAGAAGAATACTAACATCAATTTAGATATGTTTCTTGAAATTGTAAACTTTTGCATGACCTGCAGTTATTTTAgatacaaaaacaaattctacAAGCAAATATACGGAACGGCGATGGGCAATCCAGTTTCTAGTCCGATAGCTGATTTTGTCATGGAATCGCTCTTGGACAACGTGACACGGACACTCGATTTCCAGATACCAGTTCTAAGAAAATATGTCGACGACCTACTGCTAGCTTTGCCCCGCGAACATGTTGAAAAG GCGATCAAATTAATCcatgagaatctgagaatcaacGATTACCCGAAGACCCTGATCAACAGATTGATTCGAAAAGCGAACGAAACCGACACCCCCCAAAACACACAAGATACACCCACACAACACTACCGATCCATATTACACATCGACGGCCTAACTGCAAAAGTAATCCGCGCACTTAAGACGGATTACCCGCATGTACGCATCGGCACCACACAAAAGCACACGATACGCAGCCTACTGCCTGTGGTCAAAGATCCGATATCGCCGATCGATCGCTCCAATGTGGTCTACCATATCCCATGCGCAGGCGCTCCCGAACGAGATGAAGAATGCTCCAAATGCTATGTTGGGCAGACCAGCTATAAACTACGGACTAGAATGTCGAAACATAAATGTGATGTCACCAAATTGAAACGCATATTAGCAACAGGGGCCACAGCGTCAAACCCCAGCATCCGGGAACTGCGGCAGTCAGCTGTTGTTGAACATTGTTTCGAACAGGAGCACATGTTTGACTTCGATAAAGCCACCGTCCTAGACAGTTCCAACAAACACCGTAGGCACCTAGAGGTACTCGAAATGTGCTACATACAAAGTACCCCGAATACCGTCAACATCCAGAGCGACACAGACGGGAGAGCAATCTCGTACGGCGGAGTGTTTCACTCTCTCGCAAACACTCGCAAGCACTCATGGACGCCGGGTTCTGGCGGTAAAGAAAACGCTacgaaaactcaaacaataataacaaacagtGAGTCGAGTGATAGAAGTTTTGCCACGGACGTGTTCCAAAACGACGGAGTAGGCGCCGACGCCCTGGCCGATACCAGAATATTGGACACGTAA
- the LOC129742750 gene encoding uncharacterized protein LOC129742750 — MAQFYNQIDDEYGTEAKHSLKIYANLNRKMGNMTARKDFLVKCRRTGLFPPHITDVFRCVYTLFEDNSPYLNELNRKVNRFKKAILSLEIRQTFYKLKQITDNMKHTRSNIKRLIPDGGSDPFFANQIAFQQKHLQKRAANTDRKYRKIIDRSIKSLEQKTPSHNHRAFFNSTTVEVPQPVQLLLSLGSKFALPSTNNKPSTFYHLIADIEGIIETTEDEEVKVRNRSAAANQIMNHIHAHRNNTGCNPSDNFYKTAIIATRQFLKSYPNIIVLEADKGNITVMMNREDYDRKMLALIEDENTYSSLTRDPTTGFQTKNNEFAKRLADLKLINRATELKLKTYKATAPCIYGTPKAHKEGLPLRPVVPCMTSPSYQLSKHVGRILQASINSKYNVKDSFEFCEFINDVVLPPDHILVSFDVVSLFTCIPRDLVLSNIINNWDAIKKNTNINLDMFLEIVNFCMTCSYFRYKNKFYKQIYGTAMGNPVSSPIADFVMESLLDNVTRTLDFQIPVLRKYVDDLLLALPREHVEKVREKFNQYHPKIQFTVEIESNCRLPYLDLVLIRQPDQSIKTEWYQKSIASGRFLNFRSAHNTRLKINTALNFIKRVKNFSTNVPPEEAIKLIHENLRINDYPKTLINRLIRKANETDTPQNTQDTPTQHYRSILHIDGLTAKVIRALKTDYPHVRIGTTQKHTIRSLLPVVKDPISPIDRSNVVYHIPCAGAPERDEECSKCYVGQTSYKLRTRMSKHKCDVTKLKRILATGATASNPSIRELRQSAVVEHCFEQEHMFDFDKATVLDSSNKHRRHLEVLEMCYIQSTPNTVNIQSDTDGRAISYGGVFRSLANTRKHSWTPGSGGKENATKTQTIITNSESSDRSFATDVFQNDGVGADALADTRILDT, encoded by the coding sequence ATGGCTCAATTCTACAACCAGATTGACGATGAATACGGTACCGAGGCAAAACATTCGCTAAAAATATACGCCAACCTAAACCGAAAAATGGGAAACATGACGGCTAGAAAGGATTTTCTAGTCAAGTGTCGCAGAACGGGTTTGTTTCCCCCACACATCACAGATGTATTCCGATGTGTCTACACGCTGTTTGAAGACAACAGCCCCTACCTGAATGAGCTCAACAGGAAGGTGAATCGGTTTAAGAAAGCAATATTGAGTTTAGAAATAAGGCAGACGTTTTATAAACTGAAGCAGATTACAGACAACATGAAACATACACGCAGTAACATAAAAAGGTTGATCCCAGACGGTGGAAGCGATCCCTTTTTCGCCAATCAAATCGCTTTCCAGCAAAAGCACCTACAAAAACGCGCGGCAAACACTGACCGTAAATATCGAAAAATCATAGATAGATCGATAAAATCCCTCGAACAGAAAACGCCATCACATAACCACCGGGCGTTTTTCAACAGCACCACGGTAGAAGTACCACAACCTGTGCAACTCCTACTGAGTCTGGGATCCAAGTTCGCTTTACCATCTACAAATAACAAACCATCCACATTCTACCACCTAATAGCAGACATCGAAGGCATTATTGAAACAACAGAGGACGAAGAAGTAAAAGTACGCAATCGCAGTGCAGCAGCCAACCAAATTATGAACCACATCCACGCGCATAGAAACAATACAGGATGTAACCCGTCGGACAACTTCTACAAAACCGCAATAATCGCCACAAGACAGTTCTTAAAATCATATCCGAATATCATCGTACTGGAAGCCGATAAAGGTAACATAACGGTGATGATGAATCGCGAGGATTATGACAGAAAGATGCTGGCGCTAATCGAGGACGAAAACACCTATTCGAGCCTCACACGCGACCCAACAACCGGCTTTCAAACCAAAAACAATGAGTTTGCTAAACGATTAGCagatttaaaactaataaaccgagccacagaattgaaattaaaaacgtaTAAAGCTACGGCGCCTTGCATTTACGGGACACCCAAGGCACACAAGGAAGGTTTACCTCTAAGACCAGTAGTACCGTGTATGACGTCACCATCTTACCAGCTGTCTAAACATGTGGGCCGGATACTCCAAGCGTCGATCAACAGCAAATACAACGTCAAAGATTCATTCGAGTTCTGCGAATTTATCAATGACGTCGTTTTGCCTCCAGATCACATCCTTGTTTCGTTCGATGTTGTTTCCCTGTTCACATGCATCCCCAGGGACCTCGTTTTAAGCAACATCATCAACAATTGGGATGCCATAAAGAAGAATACTAACATCAATTTAGATATGTTTCTTGAAATTGTAAACTTTTGCATGACCTGCAGTTATTTTAgatacaaaaacaaattctacAAGCAAATATACGGAACGGCGATGGGCAATCCAGTTTCTAGTCCGATAGCTGATTTTGTCATGGAATCGCTCTTGGACAACGTGACACGGACACTCGATTTCCAGATACCAGTTCTAAGAAAATATGTCGACGACCTACTGCTAGCTTTGCCCCGCGAACATGTTGAAAAGGTAAGAGAAAAGTTTAACCAGTACCACCCCAAAATTCAATTTACGGTTGAGATCGAGTCGAATTGTCGTCTCCCGTACTTAGATTTAGTATTGATTAGACAACCCGACCAATCAATCAAAACCGAGTGGTACCAGAAATCAATAGCTTCGGGACGATTTCTCAACTTTCGATCAGCACACAACACGCGCCTCAAAATCAACACAgcgttaaattttataaaacgagtcaaaaacttttcaaccaatGTTCCCCCCGAGGAGGCGATCAAATTAATCcatgagaatctgagaatcaacGATTACCCGAAGACCCTGATCAACAGATTGATTCGAAAAGCGAACGAAACCGACACCCCCCAAAACACACAAGATACACCCACACAACACTACCGATCCATATTACACATCGACGGCCTAACTGCAAAAGTAATCCGCGCACTTAAGACGGATTACCCGCATGTACGCATCGGCACCACACAAAAGCACACGATACGCAGCCTACTGCCTGTGGTCAAAGATCCGATATCGCCGATCGATCGCTCCAATGTGGTCTACCATATCCCATGCGCAGGCGCTCCCGAACGAGATGAAGAATGCTCCAAATGCTATGTTGGGCAGACCAGCTATAAACTACGGACTAGAATGTCGAAACATAAATGTGATGTCACCAAATTGAAACGCATATTAGCAACAGGGGCCACAGCGTCAAACCCCAGCATCCGGGAACTGCGGCAGTCAGCTGTTGTTGAACATTGTTTCGAACAGGAGCACATGTTTGACTTCGATAAAGCCACCGTCCTAGACAGTTCCAACAAACACCGTAGGCACCTAGAGGTACTCGAAATGTGCTACATACAAAGTACCCCGAATACCGTCAACATCCAGAGCGACACAGACGGGAGAGCAATCTCGTACGGCGGAGTGTTTCGCTCTCTCGCAAACACTCGCAAGCACTCATGGACGCCGGGTTCTGGCGGTAAAGAAAACGCTacgaaaactcaaacaataataacaaacagtGAGTCGAGTGATAGAAGTTTTGCCACGGACGTGTTCCAAAACGACGGAGTAGGCGCCGACGCCCTGGCCGATACCAGAATATTGGACACGTAA
- the LOC129744472 gene encoding uncharacterized protein LOC129744472, giving the protein MSIPAAFLGRFIAILALTVVGLSLQQSSSVRALVGDSTGSGVAEQDPVNLGTDGLKQQQQQQRMKRSPSDGSSMSLKEWFTGQPNPSECVMGTVGGVIGGGALTGAFVGAGIGSIFTGPGTVLGALIGGVIGVCGGISIGHRAGEVAC; this is encoded by the exons ATGAGTATCCCAGCAGCGTTTCTTGGGAGGTTCATTGCTATTTTGGCGCTAACCGTGGTCGGATTAAGTCTCCAACAGTCTTCGAGTGTACGAGCATTGGTTGGAGATTCTACCGGAAGTGGTGTTGCCGAACAGGATCCGGTTAATTTAGGTACCGATGGgttgaagcagcagcagcagcagcagcggatGAAACGTTCGCCCAGTGACGGCTCAA GTATGTCCCTGAAGGAATGGTTCACTGGCCAACCCAACCCTTCGGAATGTGTTATGGGAACCGTAGGGGGCGTCATTGGAGGAGGAGCCCTGACGGGTGCTTTCGTTGGCGCTGGAATCGGAAGCATATTTACTGGACCGGGAACGGTTTTGGGAGCGCTGATCGGCGGAGTGATAGGAGTTTGCGGTGGCATCAGTATTGGACATCGGGCAGGGGAAGTGGCTTGTTGA